In Streptomyces sp. NBC_00344, the genomic window CCTTCTCGAGGTCGCCGGCCGCAGCGGTCTCACGGGCCTTGCGGATCGCGGTCTTGAGCGAGGACTTGACGGCCTTGTTGCGCAGGCGCGCCTTCTCGTTCGTCTTGTTCCGCTTGATCTGGGACTTGATGTTCGCCACGAAAGAGCCTTTACAGGTTCGATGATTCGATCTTGGGTCGTGTCCTGCCGCCGGATAGGCGACCAGACACAGCTGTCCACGGTACCAGCAGCCCGCCCACGGCCCCAAAACGGGCCCCGGGGGCTACGGGACGGCCCGCGGCCTCCCAGTCATGGGACCATGGTGCCTACGTATCGATCCGCCATCGCCCGAGACGAGACGCCCGCCG contains:
- the rpsT gene encoding 30S ribosomal protein S20: MANIKSQIKRNKTNEKARLRNKAVKSSLKTAIRKARETAAAGDLEKATAAAREASQKLDKAVSKGVIHKNAAANKKSALAHKVAALQG